The proteins below come from a single Candidatus Neomarinimicrobiota bacterium genomic window:
- a CDS encoding helix-turn-helix domain-containing protein, whose translation MVNEIQEPAPFFEELKKLRVERDIELNEVSTRTKINLEYLEAMESGDFSFLPYIYVRLFLKSYVVEIGAETEEALQQLDHLMDKKTPVDDQQPSEENEESEEFSKDSLEKSLMPVSMNSMTLSIVKVTVLILVVFFGVWVVKQITVDEPELAESSTEAPLAVAPKITDQELNANFIPSDLDQKLNLEAPYKLALSSTSETWYEFESDYSGNITSASLLAGSEVTLDFNEYLYLRFERATDVSVFLNGTSVSLQDVPHPTDVIFDGQSKQLTIRSYTPR comes from the coding sequence ATGGTGAACGAAATTCAGGAACCTGCACCCTTTTTTGAGGAACTGAAAAAGCTCAGGGTCGAAAGGGACATTGAGCTCAATGAAGTCTCCACCCGCACCAAGATCAACCTGGAATATCTGGAGGCTATGGAGTCGGGCGATTTTTCGTTTCTGCCCTACATTTACGTTCGCCTCTTTTTGAAATCTTACGTTGTTGAGATCGGTGCCGAGACCGAGGAGGCTCTTCAGCAGTTGGATCACCTCATGGACAAGAAGACACCCGTCGACGACCAGCAGCCCAGCGAAGAAAATGAAGAGAGTGAAGAGTTTTCTAAGGACAGTCTGGAAAAATCGCTCATGCCTGTTTCCATGAACAGCATGACCTTGTCTATTGTGAAAGTTACAGTTCTGATCCTCGTTGTTTTCTTTGGTGTGTGGGTAGTGAAGCAAATTACTGTTGACGAACCTGAACTAGCGGAAAGTTCTACGGAAGCACCTCTGGCTGTGGCGCCTAAGATTACAGATCAGGAACTTAACGCCAATTTTATACCGTCCGATTTGGATCAGAAACTGAACCTAGAGGCACCGTACAAGCTTGCTCTTTCTTCCACCAGTGAAACCTGGTACGAGTTTGAATCGGACTATTCAGGCAACATCACCTCCGCCAGTCTGCTCGCGGGTAGCGAAGTTACACTGGATTTCAACGAATATCTTTATCTGCGGTTTGAGCGAGCCACCGATGTCTCCGTCTTTCTGAACGGAACATCAGTTTCTCTCCAGGATGTGCCTCATCCCACTGATGTCATATTCGACGGTCAGAGCAAACAGCTTACCATCCGCAGCTACACACCCCGGTAG